A window of Haloarchaeobius litoreus contains these coding sequences:
- a CDS encoding DNA polymerase II large subunit, with the protein MREADERYFERIESRLDEAFDLAQRAKATGGDPEPEVEIPTARDMADRVENILGIDGVAERVRELEGEMSREEAALELVEDFVEGTVGDYDSREGKVEGAVRTAVALLTEGVVAAPIEGIDRVELLKNDDGTEFINVYYAGPIRSAGGTAQALSVLVADYARALLDIDQFKARGDEIERYAEEVALYDKETGLQYSPKDKETKFIAKNMPIMLDGEATGDEEVSGFRDLERVDTNSARGGMCLVLAEGIALKAPKIQRYTKNLDEVDWPWLQDLIDGTYYDDAAAEGDDESEDEGDGDDEANAGDDPSEADDGPTGPPRVEKSQKFLRDLIAGRPVFSHPCESGGFRLRYGRARNHGFATAGVHPATMHLVDDFLATGTQIKTERPGKAAGVVPVDSIEGPTVRLANGDVRRVDDPEEALEICNGVERILDLGEYLVNYGEFVENNHPLAPASYTVEWWRGEFDDAGADVQALRDSPHVDLDDPTAEEAIEWATEYDAPLHPAYTYVWHDVSVAAFDELAAAVADGYVEDGTLHVPRRGEVRETVETLLKPHHQTDDELLIRDYVPFLRCLGIDGDLERTWTLDDLSERALTWGTSDDTVDAGKDAEPTDHDDDRPPGTNAIEAVNEVAPFTVRERAPTRIGNRMGRPEKSESRDLSPAVHTLFPVGEAGGSQRSVAEGAKHAPDMRSTPGRIEAQVGTRECTGCGEQTFETRCPDCGERTEPYYFCPDCEQELEPDDAGRVHCDHCEVDGTSVEFHEIDLKEQYWSAMDEVGERENSFEILKGVKGLSSTNKTPEPMAKGVLRAKHGVTAFKDGTVRYDMTDLPVTAVRATELDVTADQLRALGYETDVHGDELRHDDQLVELKVQDVVLSDGAAEHMLKTADFVDDLLESYYGLEPFYEMDDREELVGELVFGMAPHTSAATVGRVVGFTSAAVGYAHPYFHAAKRRNCDGDEDCVMLLLDGLLNFSKAFLPDQRGGKMDAPLVMSSRIDPSEIDDEAHNMDIMWEYPTEFYEAAREMADPEEVEDIMKIAEATLGTEREYTDFAHTHDTTDIHMGPALSAYKTLGSMQDKMDAQLHLSRKLRAVDETDVAERIIEYHFLPDLIGNLRAFSRQETRCLDCGEKYRRMPLTGDCRECGGRVNLTVHQGSVNKYMQTALIVAEEFGCRPYTVQRLEKLEKALSSVFEDDTNRQTGIADFM; encoded by the coding sequence ATGCGGGAGGCAGACGAGCGGTACTTCGAACGGATCGAATCGCGGCTCGACGAGGCGTTCGACCTCGCACAGCGCGCCAAGGCGACGGGAGGCGACCCCGAACCCGAGGTCGAGATTCCGACCGCCCGGGACATGGCCGACCGCGTCGAGAACATCCTCGGCATCGACGGCGTCGCCGAGCGGGTGCGCGAACTCGAGGGCGAGATGTCCCGCGAGGAGGCCGCGCTCGAACTCGTCGAGGACTTCGTCGAGGGGACCGTCGGCGACTACGACTCACGCGAGGGGAAGGTCGAGGGCGCGGTCCGGACCGCCGTCGCCCTGCTGACCGAGGGTGTCGTCGCGGCCCCCATCGAGGGTATCGACCGCGTCGAGCTGCTGAAGAACGACGACGGCACCGAGTTCATCAACGTCTACTACGCCGGGCCCATCCGCTCCGCGGGTGGGACCGCACAGGCGCTCTCCGTCCTGGTCGCGGACTACGCCCGTGCGCTGCTCGACATCGACCAGTTCAAAGCCCGCGGCGACGAGATCGAGCGCTACGCCGAGGAGGTCGCGCTGTACGACAAGGAGACGGGGCTCCAGTACTCGCCGAAGGACAAGGAAACGAAGTTCATCGCGAAGAACATGCCCATCATGCTCGACGGCGAGGCGACCGGCGACGAGGAGGTGTCGGGCTTCCGCGACCTCGAACGCGTCGACACCAACTCCGCCCGCGGCGGGATGTGCCTCGTCCTCGCGGAGGGTATCGCGCTGAAGGCCCCGAAGATCCAGCGCTACACGAAGAACCTCGACGAGGTCGACTGGCCGTGGCTGCAGGACCTCATCGACGGTACGTACTACGACGACGCGGCCGCCGAGGGCGACGACGAATCCGAGGACGAGGGAGACGGCGACGACGAAGCCAACGCCGGCGACGACCCGAGCGAGGCGGACGACGGCCCGACCGGGCCGCCCCGCGTGGAGAAGAGCCAGAAGTTCCTGCGCGACCTCATCGCCGGCCGCCCCGTCTTCAGCCACCCCTGCGAGTCGGGCGGCTTCCGGCTGCGCTACGGCCGGGCGCGCAACCACGGCTTCGCGACCGCCGGCGTCCACCCCGCCACGATGCACCTCGTCGACGACTTCCTCGCGACGGGCACCCAGATCAAGACCGAACGCCCCGGCAAGGCCGCCGGCGTCGTCCCCGTCGACTCCATCGAGGGGCCGACGGTCCGGCTCGCCAACGGCGACGTACGCCGCGTCGACGACCCCGAGGAGGCCCTCGAGATATGCAACGGCGTCGAGCGCATCCTCGACCTCGGCGAGTACCTCGTCAACTACGGCGAGTTCGTCGAGAACAACCACCCCCTCGCCCCCGCCTCCTACACCGTCGAGTGGTGGCGCGGCGAGTTCGACGACGCCGGCGCGGACGTCCAGGCTCTCCGTGACTCCCCGCACGTCGACCTCGACGACCCGACCGCCGAGGAGGCCATCGAGTGGGCCACCGAGTACGACGCACCGCTGCACCCCGCGTACACCTACGTCTGGCACGACGTCTCCGTCGCCGCCTTCGACGAGCTCGCAGCGGCCGTCGCCGACGGCTACGTCGAGGACGGCACCCTGCACGTCCCCCGGCGTGGCGAGGTACGCGAGACGGTCGAGACGCTGCTCAAACCCCACCACCAGACCGACGACGAGCTGCTGATCCGTGACTACGTCCCCTTCCTCAGGTGCCTCGGCATCGACGGCGACCTCGAACGCACCTGGACCCTCGACGACCTCTCCGAGCGCGCGCTGACCTGGGGAACCAGCGACGACACGGTCGACGCCGGGAAGGACGCCGAGCCGACCGACCACGACGACGACCGGCCGCCCGGCACCAACGCCATCGAGGCCGTCAACGAGGTCGCGCCGTTCACCGTCCGCGAGCGCGCCCCGACCCGCATCGGGAACCGGATGGGCCGCCCCGAGAAGTCCGAGTCCCGCGACCTCTCGCCCGCGGTCCACACCCTGTTCCCCGTCGGCGAGGCCGGCGGCAGCCAGCGCTCCGTCGCCGAAGGGGCGAAGCACGCCCCCGACATGCGCTCGACCCCGGGCCGCATCGAGGCGCAGGTCGGCACCCGCGAGTGCACCGGCTGCGGCGAGCAGACGTTCGAGACGCGCTGTCCCGACTGCGGGGAGCGCACCGAGCCGTACTACTTCTGCCCCGACTGCGAGCAGGAGCTCGAACCGGACGACGCGGGCCGCGTCCACTGCGACCACTGCGAGGTCGACGGCACCAGCGTCGAGTTCCACGAGATCGACCTCAAGGAGCAGTACTGGAGCGCCATGGACGAGGTCGGCGAGCGCGAGAACTCCTTCGAGATACTCAAAGGCGTCAAGGGGCTCTCCTCGACGAACAAGACGCCCGAACCCATGGCCAAGGGCGTCCTCCGCGCGAAACACGGCGTCACCGCGTTCAAGGACGGCACCGTCCGCTACGACATGACCGACCTGCCGGTCACCGCCGTCCGGGCGACCGAGCTCGACGTGACCGCCGACCAGCTCCGCGCGCTGGGCTACGAGACCGACGTCCACGGCGACGAGCTCCGCCACGACGACCAGCTCGTCGAGCTGAAGGTGCAGGACGTGGTCCTCTCCGACGGCGCGGCCGAGCACATGCTCAAGACCGCCGACTTCGTCGACGACCTCCTCGAATCCTACTACGGCCTCGAACCGTTCTACGAGATGGACGACCGCGAGGAGCTCGTCGGCGAACTCGTCTTCGGGATGGCTCCCCACACCTCCGCCGCGACGGTCGGGCGTGTGGTGGGCTTTACGAGTGCTGCGGTCGGGTACGCGCACCCGTACTTCCACGCGGCGAAGCGCCGGAACTGCGACGGCGACGAGGACTGCGTCATGCTCCTGCTCGACGGCCTGCTCAACTTCTCGAAGGCGTTCCTCCCGGACCAGCGGGGCGGGAAGATGGACGCGCCGCTCGTGATGTCCAGCCGCATCGACCCCTCGGAGATCGACGACGAGGCGCACAACATGGACATCATGTGGGAGTACCCGACGGAGTTCTACGAGGCGGCCCGGGAGATGGCGGACCCCGAGGAGGTCGAGGACATCATGAAGATCGCCGAGGCGACGCTGGGAACGGAGCGCGAGTACACCGACTTCGCGCACACGCACGACACCACGGACATCCACATGGGGCCGGCGCTGTCGGCGTACAAGACGCTGGGGTCGATGCAGGACAAGATGGACGCCCAGTTGCACCTCTCGCGGAAGCTCCGGGCGGTCGACGAGACCGACGTGGCGGAGCGCATCATCGAGTACCACTTCCTGCCGGACCTCATCGGCAACCTGCGGGCGTTCTCCAGACAGGAGACGCGCTGTCTGGACTGCGGGGAGAAGTACCGCCGGATGCCGCTGACCGGCGACTGCCGGGAGTGCGGCGGCCGGGTGAACCTGACCGTCCACCAGGGGTCGGTGAACAAGTACATGCAGACGGCGCTGATAGTGGCCGAGGAGTTCGGCTGTCGTCCCTACACGGTCCAGCGGCTGGAGAAGCTGGAGAAGGCGCTCTCGTCGGTGTTCGAGGACGACACGAACCGCCAGACCGGCATCGCCGACTTCATGTGA
- a CDS encoding ABC transporter ATP-binding protein — protein sequence MSMQTHEEEPILRIKNLQTSFFTDKEVIRAVDGISFDIGQAETVGIVGESGSGKSVTARSIMGLVESPGRTLRGSSIQFRDAETVERFANTYTGKTVDIGKLEEQADLANVVQDAMDQHGAQPHELTDHEKYADLPPEQVNARQMVADGAVGWDDVIAAGYADELNLIDSDDFIFVEEGRTSGDGVRVDRGYLDVTRASERELRRLRGGNIAMVFQDPLSSLNPVYTVGNQIEEALSLHQGLQGQAATQEAVNLLEAVGIPDARRRVREYPHQFSGGMRQRAVIAMALACEPELLICDEPTTALDVTIQAQILELLEEIQEDRGLSIMFITHDMGVIADISDRVNVMYAGEIVETADAESLFDRPKHPYTQGLLSSIPGRQEGDRLVTIEGDVPTPNEEATYCRFAPRCPEAFDECQSVHPESVSVGQSDTTHTASCLLYPEDVPQAEALEIHRAKGGNGGGPE from the coding sequence ATGTCGATGCAGACCCACGAGGAGGAGCCCATCCTCCGTATCAAGAACCTCCAGACCTCCTTCTTCACGGACAAGGAGGTCATCCGCGCGGTCGACGGCATCAGCTTCGACATCGGCCAGGCAGAGACGGTCGGTATCGTCGGCGAGTCCGGATCGGGTAAGTCGGTGACGGCGCGCTCGATCATGGGTCTCGTCGAGAGCCCCGGACGGACGCTCCGCGGGAGCTCCATCCAGTTCCGGGACGCGGAGACCGTCGAGCGCTTCGCGAACACGTACACGGGGAAGACGGTCGACATCGGGAAGCTCGAGGAGCAGGCCGACCTCGCGAACGTGGTCCAGGACGCGATGGACCAGCACGGCGCACAGCCGCACGAGCTCACCGACCACGAGAAGTACGCCGACCTCCCTCCGGAGCAGGTGAACGCGCGCCAGATGGTCGCCGACGGCGCTGTCGGCTGGGACGACGTCATCGCCGCCGGCTACGCCGACGAGCTCAACCTCATCGACAGCGACGACTTCATCTTCGTCGAGGAGGGGCGGACCTCCGGTGACGGCGTCCGCGTCGACCGCGGCTACCTCGACGTCACACGTGCGAGCGAGCGCGAGCTCCGACGGCTGCGCGGCGGGAACATCGCGATGGTGTTCCAGGACCCGCTCTCCTCGCTGAACCCGGTGTACACGGTCGGGAACCAGATCGAGGAGGCGTTGAGCCTCCACCAGGGACTCCAGGGCCAGGCGGCGACCCAGGAGGCGGTCAACCTGCTCGAGGCGGTCGGGATCCCCGACGCCCGGCGTCGGGTCCGCGAGTACCCCCACCAGTTCTCCGGTGGGATGCGCCAGCGTGCGGTCATCGCGATGGCGCTCGCGTGCGAACCCGAGCTGCTCATCTGCGACGAGCCGACGACGGCGCTCGACGTGACCATCCAGGCGCAGATCCTGGAGCTGCTGGAGGAGATCCAGGAGGACCGCGGCCTGTCCATCATGTTCATCACGCACGACATGGGTGTCATCGCCGACATCTCCGACCGCGTGAACGTGATGTACGCCGGCGAGATCGTCGAGACCGCCGACGCGGAGTCGCTGTTCGACCGGCCGAAGCACCCCTACACGCAGGGGCTGCTCTCCTCCATCCCCGGCCGACAGGAGGGCGACCGGCTCGTCACCATCGAGGGTGACGTCCCGACGCCGAACGAGGAGGCGACGTACTGCCGCTTCGCGCCGCGCTGTCCCGAGGCGTTCGACGAGTGTCAGTCGGTACACCCCGAATCCGTCTCCGTCGGGCAGAGCGACACCACCCACACGGCGTCGTGTCTGCTCTACCCCGAGGACGTCCCGCAGGCCGAGGCGCTGGAGATCCACAGAGCGAAAGGCGGTAACGGAGGTGGACCTGAATGA
- a CDS encoding DUF7556 family protein produces the protein MAASESGSSEFPDERDVVASVDGEGSAQEYVIADITEDGAWLSMQAEDAPDLPAWR, from the coding sequence ATGGCAGCATCCGAGTCAGGCTCGTCGGAGTTCCCCGACGAGCGCGACGTCGTAGCGTCTGTCGATGGTGAAGGCTCCGCCCAGGAGTACGTCATCGCAGACATCACAGAGGATGGAGCCTGGCTCTCCATGCAGGCGGAGGACGCACCGGACCTTCCAGCCTGGCGATAA
- a CDS encoding ABC transporter permease, producing the protein MSRWGYFARRLLLAVPVVLFGVTITFAIIRLGPLDPVAAILGPNTPPSQYARVEAQLGLNRPLWEQYIEYMVGLLTFDLGNSYVIQDNTKAMTLIVGHAPRTLWLGFWSVLIPLFIGIPLGFYAGLNPNTMGDYFASFGGIIWRAMPNFWLGVILYSVLSQSVTYSEMLTFGVVQFQWDAWIVTNNIGTPPPLNFYDPNGTELFTIGGTTISLFSFDWEVFVRAVKMVLPPAIVLGSASMGNEMRLGRTAVLETINSKYVETARAKGLSRQKIVWKHVFRNALIPLVPIILNEAFLLIGGSVIMEQIFAINGIGYLFFQAALQGDMPLVGSLMYIFILIIVFMNIFQDFLYTIIDPRVGYE; encoded by the coding sequence ATGAGTCGCTGGGGGTACTTCGCCCGCAGACTCCTCCTGGCAGTCCCTGTGGTGCTGTTCGGCGTGACAATCACGTTCGCAATCATTCGACTGGGCCCCCTCGACCCGGTCGCGGCCATCCTCGGTCCGAACACCCCGCCGTCGCAGTACGCGCGGGTCGAAGCGCAGCTCGGGTTGAACCGGCCGCTATGGGAACAGTACATCGAATACATGGTCGGCCTGTTGACGTTCGACCTCGGGAACTCCTACGTCATCCAGGACAACACCAAGGCGATGACGCTCATCGTCGGCCACGCACCGCGTACGCTCTGGCTGGGCTTCTGGTCGGTGCTGATCCCGCTGTTCATCGGTATCCCGCTCGGCTTCTACGCCGGGCTCAACCCGAACACGATGGGTGACTACTTCGCCTCCTTCGGCGGTATCATCTGGAGAGCGATGCCGAACTTCTGGCTCGGCGTCATCCTCTACTCGGTGCTGAGCCAGTCCGTCACCTACTCCGAGATGCTGACCTTCGGCGTGGTCCAGTTCCAGTGGGACGCCTGGATCGTCACCAACAACATCGGGACGCCGCCGCCGCTGAACTTCTACGACCCGAACGGCACCGAGCTGTTCACCATCGGCGGCACCACCATCTCCCTGTTCAGCTTCGACTGGGAGGTCTTCGTCCGCGCGGTGAAGATGGTCCTCCCGCCGGCCATCGTCCTCGGGTCCGCTTCCATGGGTAACGAGATGCGTCTGGGACGGACGGCCGTGCTCGAGACCATCAACTCGAAGTACGTCGAGACCGCCCGCGCGAAGGGCCTGTCCCGACAGAAGATCGTCTGGAAGCACGTGTTCCGCAACGCGCTGATTCCGCTGGTGCCGATCATCCTGAACGAGGCGTTCCTGCTCATCGGCGGCTCCGTCATCATGGAGCAGATCTTCGCCATCAACGGGATCGGCTACCTGTTCTTCCAGGCAGCCCTTCAGGGCGACATGCCGCTGGTCGGCTCGCTGATGTACATCTTCATCCTCATCATCGTCTTCATGAACATCTTCCAGGACTTCCTCTATACGATCATCGACCCGCGAGTGGGGTACGAATAA
- a CDS encoding ABC transporter permease: MSQVRENRTFFGRIAANPTPALVWLGGALLLLAVEFSAFVDALILFGEQINPLVNGSKDIGGWYVNTMYDTLGVAGGTVMSALGALVVLAVFAVFVKAAFIPFNIVETLGLEDLPISTDFLERAIVGAFLAVLWLVLLYEPLAFLPALPLIGEPTLAQLIHGFAQTSAKAADWIVANIPTLLSRDLMPNQGFLPPEGAASEYPAGSEILGARIAIGPFHGTFLGLSPAVAWAIRVVAIYLYAFIWLAWVWQGYKTFRRHYRFADWTPRDDMVDRLRTHRWGQFGFVMVFLFLVMAMFAPALGPTTTAQNIYNPYGHEFQHVEDGEVETITHGTANLNSASQGTPDSNVGVMSYDDYGRFHPIGTLSERANGKDLFTFMADGARVSLFIGLLSIALGGFIATALAMVTAYYKGLADLIVVVTSDSVQALPGLLIYILLSVVFSSHPISNIYSGGFLLALIFAATGWPALWRAIRGPAFQVSEEEWIDAAKSYGQRPSATMRKHMLPYVAGYLLIYGSLTIGGIIISVAALSFLGLGVQAPTPEWGRAVNIGRPYVTTVSWHIATIPGLMVVFVVTGFNALGDGIRDAIDPQSEGSGAGETAAAGGGG; the protein is encoded by the coding sequence ATGAGTCAGGTACGTGAAAACAGGACGTTCTTCGGTCGAATCGCGGCGAACCCGACACCGGCACTCGTCTGGCTCGGCGGCGCGTTGCTCCTCCTCGCAGTGGAGTTCAGCGCCTTCGTCGACGCGCTGATCCTGTTCGGCGAGCAGATCAACCCGCTCGTCAACGGCAGCAAGGACATCGGTGGCTGGTACGTCAACACGATGTACGACACGCTCGGCGTCGCCGGCGGGACCGTGATGTCCGCCCTGGGAGCACTCGTCGTGCTCGCGGTGTTCGCCGTCTTCGTCAAGGCGGCGTTCATCCCGTTCAACATCGTCGAGACGCTCGGCCTCGAGGACCTGCCGATCTCGACGGACTTCCTCGAACGTGCCATCGTCGGGGCCTTCCTCGCGGTGCTGTGGCTCGTCCTGCTGTACGAGCCGCTCGCGTTCCTGCCCGCACTCCCGCTCATCGGCGAACCGACGCTCGCACAGCTGATACACGGCTTCGCACAGACGAGTGCGAAGGCCGCCGACTGGATCGTCGCCAACATCCCGACGCTGCTCTCCCGGGACCTGATGCCGAACCAGGGCTTCCTACCGCCGGAGGGCGCCGCCTCCGAGTACCCTGCTGGCAGTGAGATTCTCGGTGCGCGCATCGCAATCGGCCCGTTCCACGGGACGTTCCTCGGGCTCTCGCCCGCCGTCGCGTGGGCCATCCGCGTGGTCGCGATCTACCTGTACGCCTTCATCTGGCTCGCCTGGGTCTGGCAGGGCTACAAGACGTTCCGACGGCACTACCGCTTCGCCGACTGGACGCCGCGAGACGACATGGTCGACCGGCTGCGCACCCACCGCTGGGGCCAGTTCGGCTTCGTGATGGTGTTCCTGTTCCTCGTGATGGCGATGTTCGCCCCCGCGCTGGGACCGACCACCACCGCACAGAACATCTACAACCCGTACGGACACGAGTTCCAGCACGTCGAGGACGGCGAGGTGGAGACGATCACCCACGGGACCGCGAACCTCAACTCCGCCTCCCAGGGAACGCCCGACAGCAACGTCGGGGTGATGAGCTACGACGACTACGGGCGGTTCCACCCCATCGGGACGCTGTCTGAACGCGCCAACGGCAAGGACCTGTTCACGTTCATGGCCGACGGCGCACGTGTGTCGCTGTTCATCGGCTTGCTGTCCATCGCGCTGGGCGGATTCATCGCGACCGCGCTCGCGATGGTGACGGCGTACTACAAGGGGCTCGCGGACCTCATCGTCGTCGTCACCAGTGACTCGGTCCAGGCACTGCCGGGGCTGTTGATCTACATCCTGCTCTCGGTCGTGTTCTCGAGTCACCCCATCTCGAACATCTACAGCGGTGGGTTCCTGTTGGCGCTCATCTTCGCGGCCACCGGCTGGCCGGCGCTGTGGCGCGCCATCCGTGGACCCGCGTTCCAGGTGTCCGAGGAGGAGTGGATCGACGCAGCCAAGTCCTACGGTCAGCGACCGTCGGCCACGATGCGCAAGCACATGCTCCCCTACGTGGCGGGCTACCTGCTCATCTACGGGTCGCTCACCATCGGGGGAATCATCATCAGCGTCGCCGCACTGTCGTTCCTCGGCCTCGGTGTGCAGGCACCGACGCCGGAGTGGGGGCGTGCGGTCAACATCGGTCGGCCGTACGTCACCACCGTCTCGTGGCACATCGCCACGATTCCGGGCCTGATGGTCGTCTTCGTCGTCACCGGCTTCAACGCGCTGGGTGACGGCATCCGCGACGCCATCGACCCGCAGTCCGAGGGCAGCGGTGCTGGTGAGACCGCCGCCGCAGGGGGTGGTGGGTGA
- a CDS encoding ABC transporter substrate-binding protein — MTDNTSIDRRRFLKATGGTASAVAVAGCLGGNGDGGDTDTPEDTETEPQETATEQTTRETGEDRELLDKTFQLINATMSTLDPVAATDTASGTVIQNVFDALMNYPNGEIEVEPLIAADYEVSDDFTTYTFNIKEDVQFHNGDEVTAQDFVYSFERLAGSSNSRRRYFTTSYAMGIEQTTDDEGNYEWGSLGATAVDDKTLELSLEQPFASTLEMLAYTSFSAVPEGIVGDHGDYDGEMAYDDFARNNPIGAGPFVFESWETNTSCDIVRNEDYHGPVPHVAGVHWQVITDPDAAYNYGQNKNSDLVSMPTSQYDPSLISIEQTDSKGREIGTYGPMRNGETVQYLKYSTINSFYIGLNAKNVEAPARKAMAYAMDQHEGVDEVFKGRGTPAYHLTPPGIYPGQGPAYDTHAEENYPYGYGETLLGEARQVMEDAGYGPNNQYEVTLTTYESDTWQGLGTILRDKLANAHVNLQLEEAPFSTLLNRGRNGNLAAYSLGWIMDWPAPDNFLGQVVPELTNTDQEGGAQGFYLDWDDSDTDAPQRASDAWDRISNNPAPTEEAQQIRNEAYVEMEEAMWDDMILLPAYHRADERMAYNWVDMPRVGAGGGSRQKHNNVYLNDRS; from the coding sequence ATGACAGACAATACCAGCATTGACCGCCGTCGCTTCCTGAAGGCGACCGGTGGCACAGCTTCTGCAGTCGCAGTCGCGGGATGTCTCGGTGGTAACGGTGACGGTGGGGATACCGATACCCCCGAAGACACCGAGACCGAACCACAGGAGACCGCGACCGAGCAGACCACCCGAGAGACGGGCGAGGACCGAGAGCTCCTCGACAAGACGTTCCAGCTCATCAACGCGACGATGAGCACCCTCGACCCGGTGGCCGCGACGGACACCGCGTCCGGGACCGTTATTCAGAACGTCTTCGACGCGCTGATGAACTATCCGAACGGCGAGATCGAGGTCGAGCCGCTCATCGCCGCCGACTACGAGGTCTCCGACGACTTCACGACGTACACGTTCAACATCAAGGAGGACGTCCAGTTCCACAACGGTGACGAGGTCACCGCACAGGACTTCGTCTACTCCTTCGAGCGCCTCGCGGGCTCGTCCAACAGCCGCCGTCGGTACTTCACGACGTCCTACGCGATGGGCATCGAGCAGACGACCGACGACGAGGGCAACTACGAGTGGGGCTCGCTCGGTGCGACGGCAGTCGACGACAAGACCCTCGAGCTCAGCCTGGAGCAGCCGTTCGCGTCCACGCTGGAGATGCTCGCCTACACCTCGTTCTCCGCCGTGCCGGAAGGCATCGTCGGCGACCACGGGGACTACGACGGCGAGATGGCCTACGATGACTTCGCACGCAACAACCCGATCGGCGCGGGTCCGTTCGTGTTCGAGAGCTGGGAGACCAACACCTCCTGTGACATCGTCCGCAACGAGGACTACCACGGCCCGGTCCCGCACGTCGCCGGCGTCCACTGGCAGGTCATCACGGACCCCGACGCTGCGTACAACTACGGGCAGAACAAGAACTCCGACCTGGTCTCGATGCCGACGTCGCAGTACGACCCGAGCCTGATCTCCATCGAGCAGACGGACTCCAAGGGTCGCGAGATCGGTACCTACGGTCCGATGCGGAACGGCGAGACGGTCCAGTACCTCAAGTACTCGACCATCAACTCGTTCTACATCGGCCTGAACGCCAAGAACGTCGAGGCCCCCGCCCGGAAGGCGATGGCCTACGCGATGGACCAGCACGAGGGTGTCGACGAGGTCTTCAAGGGCCGCGGCACGCCCGCGTACCACCTCACCCCGCCGGGCATCTACCCCGGCCAGGGTCCGGCGTACGACACGCACGCAGAGGAGAACTACCCGTACGGCTACGGTGAGACGCTCCTCGGCGAGGCCCGTCAGGTGATGGAGGACGCCGGCTACGGTCCGAACAACCAGTACGAGGTCACGCTGACCACCTACGAGTCCGACACCTGGCAGGGGCTGGGCACCATCCTTCGCGACAAGCTCGCGAACGCCCACGTCAACCTCCAGCTGGAGGAGGCGCCGTTCTCGACGCTGCTCAACCGCGGCCGCAACGGCAACCTCGCCGCCTACTCGCTCGGGTGGATCATGGACTGGCCCGCGCCGGACAACTTCCTCGGGCAGGTCGTGCCGGAGCTCACGAACACCGACCAGGAAGGCGGTGCACAGGGCTTCTACCTGGACTGGGACGACTCCGACACCGACGCGCCGCAGCGCGCGTCCGACGCCTGGGACCGCATCAGCAACAACCCGGCCCCGACCGAGGAGGCCCAGCAGATCCGCAACGAGGCCTACGTCGAGATGGAGGAGGCGATGTGGGACGACATGATCCTGCTGCCCGCCTACCACCGTGCCGACGAGCGCATGGCCTACAACTGGGTGGACATGCCGCGCGTGGGTGCCGGTGGCGGCAGCCGCCAGAAGCACAACAACGTCTACCTGAACGACCGCAGCTAA
- a CDS encoding PPC domain-containing DNA-binding protein: MHYREVTTEQEFCCRLETGGDWRAQLEELAADEGIEAAWFTGLGAVQDAEVWFYDQETCEYDAVTFDEPLEVAACVGNIADLDGEPFAHTHAVLSRPSGGALAGHLDAATVWAGELYVRAFEEPLVREHDETTDLDLWL; this comes from the coding sequence ATGCACTACCGGGAGGTCACCACCGAACAGGAGTTCTGCTGTCGGCTGGAGACCGGCGGGGACTGGCGCGCACAGCTCGAGGAGCTGGCCGCCGACGAGGGGATCGAGGCCGCCTGGTTCACCGGGCTCGGCGCGGTCCAGGACGCCGAGGTGTGGTTCTACGACCAGGAGACCTGCGAGTACGACGCCGTTACCTTCGACGAACCGCTGGAGGTCGCCGCCTGCGTCGGTAACATCGCGGACCTCGACGGCGAACCGTTCGCGCACACCCACGCCGTGCTCTCGCGACCCAGCGGCGGCGCGCTCGCCGGCCACCTGGACGCCGCGACGGTCTGGGCCGGCGAGCTGTACGTCCGTGCGTTCGAGGAACCCCTCGTCCGCGAGCACGACGAGACCACCGACCTGGACCTCTGGTTATAG